The Shumkonia mesophila genomic sequence CATCGGGGCCGCCCAGAAGCCCGGCTTCTCGGTCGCCGACCTGCGCAAGGCCTTCGCCGAACAGGACGACATCCACTGAGACTGCCGCGCAGGTGCGGTAAATGGGAACCGCCGGGAAGATCGCGCTTCGACCGATCCGTAACCGGCGGCTCCCCGACTTCCAGAGACCTGCGTGCACATCGGAGGCAGCAGACATGACAACCGACGGAAAGCCGACGATCGCCCTTCACCATACGGCCCCCTTCCTGGTCGACGTCTTCAAGGCCCTGTTGGCCGAAAGGCTCCCGCGGGTCGAAAACTTCCACATGGTCGACGAAAGCCTGGTGAAGGAGGCGCAACGGCAAGGCGGGTTGACGCCGGAGCTTCTTCGCCGGGTTCGGATCGAGACCGAACTGGCCCGCGATGCCGGGGCGGACCTGGTGCTTTACACCTGCGCGACCATCTCTCCCGCGGCCGATACGCTACGCACGGAATTCTCCATTCCCCTTCTCAAGATCGACGAGCCGGCGGCCGAGCGCGCCGTCCAGCTCGGCGAGCGGATCCTGCTGATCTGCACCAGCAAGACGGCCATCGACGGCGTCAAAAGCGTCATCGAAGACAAGGCGATCGTGGCTGGCCGGCGCGTCGCCGTGACCACCCACATCGAGCACGAGGCCTACGCCATGCGCCGGAACGGCGACAAGAAGGGCCATGACCGTTGCGTCGTCGAGGGCGCCATGAAGCTGCCGCGCGACTACGACGTGCTGGTCCTGGGACAGGCCTCCATGGCCCACCTCGCGCCCGAACTCGAACAGGCGCTGGGCATGCCCGTCCTCGGCAACACAGCCCTGTGCATCGAGGCCATGGCCAGGCATTTCAAGGCGTGACCCGCCCCCCGACCGAACCGACACCCCTGTCCACCAGACCGACGGAAAGAGCCATGTCCGCGCCCTCCTCCCACCACATCGTCTTCCTCGACCGCAAGACCATCGCCCCCGAGATCGTCGTTCGCCGCCCCGGCTTCGAGCACAACTGGCGGGAGTACGAACAGACAACGTCGGAGCAGGTCGTCGAACGAGCCCGCGAGGCCACCATCCTGATCGACAACAAGGTGCCGCTTTCCGCCGAAACGCTTGCTCGGCTCCCTCGACTGAAAATGATCGCGGTGGCGGCCACCGGCACCGACTGCATCGACAAGGCTTACTGCGCCGGGCATGGGGTCGTCATTTCCAACATCCGCAACTACGCAACCTCGACGGTTCCCGAGCACACCTTTGCGCTGATCCTGGCCCTCAAGCGCAGCCTGATCGGCTACCGCCAGGATGTCATCGCCGGAGAGTGGCAGCGCTCTGGACAGTTCTGTTTCTTCAGCCATCCGATCAGCGGACTGGCTGGCAACATGCTGGGCATCATCGGCGAGGGCTCGATCGGCCAGTCGGTGGCGGACATCGGCAAGGCGTTCGGCATGAAACCGCTGTTCGCCGCGCACAAGGGCGTCTCCGGCCTCGGGCCGCTCTACACGCCGTTCGACGAGGTGATCGAGACGGCCGACGTCATCACCCTGCACTGCCCACTGCTGCCGCAGACGGCGAACACCATCGCCATGCCCGAGTTCCGGCGCATGAAACGATCGGCCATCGTCATCAACACGGCGCGCGGCGGCCTCGTCAACGAGGCCGACCTTGCGACGGCCCTGCGCGAGGGGCTGATCGCCGGCGCCGGATTCGACGTGGTGACGCCGCCGGAACCGCCCGCCGACAACAACCCGCTCCTCGCGTTGCTCGACCTGCCCAACTTCATCCTGACGCCGCACGTCGCCTGGGCCAGCCGCGAGGCCCAGCAGGCCCTGGCCGACCAACTCATCGGCAACATCGAAGCCTTCGTCGCAGGCCGCCCGCGAAACGTCGTCAGCGGCGCCTTCTGACGGCGCCGCTCAAGGCCGCCGGGATCTACAGTCCGGCCGTCGACACCCGGGCCGCCACGGCCTGCGAGAAGGCCCGCGTTCCGGCGGCCCCACCGAGGTCGCCGGTGCGCGACGCCGGCGCGCCCGTGAGGATGTCGTCGAGGGCGCGCTGGACGGACTTGCCTGCCGCCACCAACTCGGAACGCTGGCTTCGCTCGCCCAGCCATTCCAGAAGCATCGCGCACGAGGCGATGAGGCCGCTCGGGTTGGCGCAGTCCTTGCCCGCAATGTCGGGGGCGGAACCGTGGCCGGCATTGGCCGCCGCGTGATCCTTTCCGACGTTCAACGCGCCGGCCAATCCCAACCCCCCCGCCATCGCGGCGCCGAGGTTGGAGAGGATGTCGCCGAACATATTGGTGATGACGATGACGTCGAACTGCGCGGGCCGCGAGTAGATCGACGCCGCGAAAGCATCGACGTCCATCTCGCCGAACTCGATGTCGGGGCATTGCGCGGCGATCTTGCGGGCCTCGCCCATGAACAGCCCGTCGGTCAGCTTCAGTACATGTTCCTTGCCGATGGCCGTCACCTTGCGACGGCGCTTGGCAGCAAGCTGGAAGGCGTACTCGGCGACCCGGCGCGATCCCTGCGCCGTGATCTTACGCACCGACAGGGCGACGTCCGGCGTCGGCATAAACTCGCCGCAGCCGGCGAACATGGTGCGGTCGGAATAGAACCCTTCCGTGTTCTCGCGCACGAACACGAGATCCAGCCCCGGCCGCGCGTCGGGGATGCCGTGGCGCGCCTTGAAGGGCCGGACGTTGGCGAACAGGTCGAGGCGCTTGCGAATGGTCGCCGGAACGTTGATGCCGCCGTCGGCGATGGAAGGATAGTTGGTGATGCCGGCAGGCCCCATGATCACGCCGTCGGCTGCCAGCGCTTCCTGAACCACCGACTCCGGCATGGTCGTCCCGGAGTTCCGGTGGCTCGCCATCCCGACCTCCCTGGTGACGATCTCGAGGCCCAGGTTGAACAGGCTGTTCGCCGAATCGACGGACAGCAGGGCACCCGCCGTGATTTCCGGTCCAATGTCATCGCCGGGAAGAGACAGTATTTTCATGTTGGCAGCCTTCGCTTGCAGCAATTGTCTTGAGGGGCATGGGGAAACAGATCCTCCGGCGCCACGCGCCGGAGGATCGAAGGGCCGGTCATTCGGCGGTCTGGATTTTCCTGATGCTTATCCACTTCTTCACGTGGGGAACCATCATTGCCCCAAAGGCAAGCAGGAAGATCGGTCCGGCGATCGGTCGCAGGAACAGTTCCAACCAGTCTCCGCCCGCGATGATCATCATCTTTCGGATGTTCGCCTCGATCAGCTCGCCCAGCACCAGGCCCAGCACCAAACCGGCGATGTTGAAGCCGTACTTCTTCATGAAGAAGCCCACCACTCCTGCCAGCAGCATGATCCAGGCGTTCATCATGTCTGTGCCCAGGGCAAAAGAACCGATGAAGCATAGCAAGAGGATCGTCGGCCCCTGCAGGAAGTACGGGAAGCGGGAGACCTGAGCGAAAATCCGTACGCCGTAGATGCCGCCCCAGAACAGCATGATATTGGCGATGATCATCGAGATGAAGACGGCGTAAAGCAGCGTCGGTTGGCTGATGAAAAGCAGCGGGCCCGGCCGCATGCCATGCACGATAAAAGCCCCTAGGATGACGGCCGTGGTGCCGCTGCCGGGAATGCCGAGGGTGAGGGTGGGAACCAGCGCACCGCCGGTCGACGCGTTGTTGGCGGTCTCCGGGGCAACGACCCCCTCCGGCATGCCGGTTCCGAACTTTTCACTTTGCTCCGAAGAGCGGACCGCCTCGCTGTAGGCCAGAACCGAGGCGATGGTGCCGCCCGTCCCCGGCAGGACACCGACTACCATGCCGATCACGGCGGACTTGAGGATCACCCACTTGTAGCGAAGGAACTCGACCCAGGTCATGAACTCGACCTTGACCTTCTTGGTCATCGACAGGTCGTGCCGCTGAATCTTTTCCATGGCCTGCATGAAGACCTCGGAAAGGGCGAAGGCGCCGATCATCACCGGGATAAAGTGGATGCCATTGACGAATTCGGCCGATCCGAAGTTGAAGCGGGTGATGCCCGTGATCTCGTCGGTCCCAAAGGTCGCGAGTACGAGGCCCAGCACCCCGCTGATCAGGGTCTTCAACTGCGATCCGCTGCCCAAACCGGCGATCGCCGTCATGCCGAGGATGCCGAGGGCGACGTATTCGGCCGGGCCGAATTCCAGCGCCACCTTTGAAAGCGGCACCACCAGGATGACCATCATCGTTGCGCTGAAGAGGCCGCCCATGATCGAGGCGCTTGTGGCCAAGCCAAGGGCCTTGCCACCCTTGCCCTGTTTGTGCATCGGGTGGCCATCCAGCACGGTCATGACCGACTCCGGCGTTCCCGGCGTGGCGAACAGGATCGACGTGACCGAACCGCCGAACGTCGAGCCGCAGAAGTTGGAAACCAGCAGGATGATCGCCGGAATTCCGTCCATCTGGTAGGTGAAGGGCAGCAGCAGCACGACGCCCATCGCCGAACTGATCCCCGGCAGCGCGCCGAACAGAATGCCGCTGGCGCAACCCAGGAAGGCGAACATGAGGTTGGTTGGCGCAAGGCCGCTCAGCAGCCCCTGGATAATTGCGTCCACAGCCGTTCTCCCTAATAGAAATAGAAGCTGAAGAGCCGCATCAGCCCCATACCGCGGGGGAGAGGCACTTCCATGAGACGCCCGAAGATGACCGCGAACACCGGACTAGCGAGGAACGAAGCCGCAATCAGGATCCACAGCTTCCGCGCCCCGAGCTGATACATGAATCCAAATACCAGCACCGGCACGGCACCGAGAAAACCGACTACGGTGATAGCCAGCAGGAAGGCCACGAAAATGGCCGTCGACAGGCTCAGGCTCTTCACCTCGGTCAAGCTCACTTTTCCCTTTCCGCCGGGTCCGCGGAGGTTTTTGCGCACGACTGAGATGGCGGAAGCCGCCGTCATAACCATGCCCAATCCCAGCAGGAGCTGCGGCCACCATGCCGCCCCCAGGTTTCCGCCGATGTTCAAAACTGGGAAAGTCCGCGATTCCTGAAACAGCACCACCATGACCACAAAGATCAGGGCATGGATGGTCAGTTCTTCGACCAGCGTTCTTTTGGAGGATTTTTCGGCCACCATTTTGGAAGCAACTCCGGCAAGTGAAGACCGCTACCCGGCTGCGCGAACCGGGCAGCGGCCGTCACGGAATGTTATTGGATGCGCCCGAGTTGGGTGAAGACCTTGGCGAACCTTGCCACGCTCTCCTCCCACAGTTTGGCAAACTGCTTGCTGTCCATCCAGCCGGGGATCACGTCAAGCGCATTCTCCTTGGCCCATTTCTGGTATTCGGGGGAATCGTAGATCTTCTTGAAGGCGACTTGGAGCCGGTCGATCGCCTCCTGCGGGGTGCCCTTCTTGACGGCAAAGCCGCGCCAGGTACCCATGCCGTCCCACCCCTTCAGACCGATTTCGCCAGCCGCC encodes the following:
- a CDS encoding aspartate/glutamate racemase family protein — encoded protein: MTTDGKPTIALHHTAPFLVDVFKALLAERLPRVENFHMVDESLVKEAQRQGGLTPELLRRVRIETELARDAGADLVLYTCATISPAADTLRTEFSIPLLKIDEPAAERAVQLGERILLICTSKTAIDGVKSVIEDKAIVAGRRVAVTTHIEHEAYAMRRNGDKKGHDRCVVEGAMKLPRDYDVLVLGQASMAHLAPELEQALGMPVLGNTALCIEAMARHFKA
- a CDS encoding D-2-hydroxyacid dehydrogenase, translated to MSAPSSHHIVFLDRKTIAPEIVVRRPGFEHNWREYEQTTSEQVVERAREATILIDNKVPLSAETLARLPRLKMIAVAATGTDCIDKAYCAGHGVVISNIRNYATSTVPEHTFALILALKRSLIGYRQDVIAGEWQRSGQFCFFSHPISGLAGNMLGIIGEGSIGQSVADIGKAFGMKPLFAAHKGVSGLGPLYTPFDEVIETADVITLHCPLLPQTANTIAMPEFRRMKRSAIVINTARGGLVNEADLATALREGLIAGAGFDVVTPPEPPADNNPLLALLDLPNFILTPHVAWASREAQQALADQLIGNIEAFVAGRPRNVVSGAF
- a CDS encoding isocitrate/isopropylmalate dehydrogenase family protein produces the protein MKILSLPGDDIGPEITAGALLSVDSANSLFNLGLEIVTREVGMASHRNSGTTMPESVVQEALAADGVIMGPAGITNYPSIADGGINVPATIRKRLDLFANVRPFKARHGIPDARPGLDLVFVRENTEGFYSDRTMFAGCGEFMPTPDVALSVRKITAQGSRRVAEYAFQLAAKRRRKVTAIGKEHVLKLTDGLFMGEARKIAAQCPDIEFGEMDVDAFAASIYSRPAQFDVIVITNMFGDILSNLGAAMAGGLGLAGALNVGKDHAAANAGHGSAPDIAGKDCANPSGLIASCAMLLEWLGERSQRSELVAAGKSVQRALDDILTGAPASRTGDLGGAAGTRAFSQAVAARVSTAGL
- a CDS encoding tripartite tricarboxylate transporter permease, giving the protein MDAIIQGLLSGLAPTNLMFAFLGCASGILFGALPGISSAMGVVLLLPFTYQMDGIPAIILLVSNFCGSTFGGSVTSILFATPGTPESVMTVLDGHPMHKQGKGGKALGLATSASIMGGLFSATMMVILVVPLSKVALEFGPAEYVALGILGMTAIAGLGSGSQLKTLISGVLGLVLATFGTDEITGITRFNFGSAEFVNGIHFIPVMIGAFALSEVFMQAMEKIQRHDLSMTKKVKVEFMTWVEFLRYKWVILKSAVIGMVVGVLPGTGGTIASVLAYSEAVRSSEQSEKFGTGMPEGVVAPETANNASTGGALVPTLTLGIPGSGTTAVILGAFIVHGMRPGPLLFISQPTLLYAVFISMIIANIMLFWGGIYGVRIFAQVSRFPYFLQGPTILLLCFIGSFALGTDMMNAWIMLLAGVVGFFMKKYGFNIAGLVLGLVLGELIEANIRKMMIIAGGDWLELFLRPIAGPIFLLAFGAMMVPHVKKWISIRKIQTAE
- a CDS encoding tripartite tricarboxylate transporter TctB family protein, with protein sequence MVAEKSSKRTLVEELTIHALIFVVMVVLFQESRTFPVLNIGGNLGAAWWPQLLLGLGMVMTAASAISVVRKNLRGPGGKGKVSLTEVKSLSLSTAIFVAFLLAITVVGFLGAVPVLVFGFMYQLGARKLWILIAASFLASPVFAVIFGRLMEVPLPRGMGLMRLFSFYFY